The Pseudomonas baetica genome includes a region encoding these proteins:
- the topA gene encoding type I DNA topoisomerase, which yields MGKSLVIVESPAKAKTINKYLGNQYVVKSSIGHIRDLPTSGSASASKEPAAKRGKAAAGEGPVLTPKEKARKQLVSRMGVDPDHGWKAKYEILPGKEKVIEELRRLAKDADTIYLATDLDREGEAIAWHLREAIGGDDSRYKRVVFNEITKKAIQEAFSKPGELDIDRVNAQQARRFLDRVVGYMVSPLLWAKIARGLSAGRVQSVAVKLVVEREREIRAFNPEEYWEVHADLGTTKGSTVRFEVAREKGEAFKPLNEAQAMAALEKLKSSSYSIVKREDKPTSSKPSAPFITSTLQQAASNRLGFGVKKTMMMAQRLYEAGYITYMRTDSTNLSADAVTMARAYIEDEFGKKYLPETPNVYSSKEGAQEAHEAIRPSDANTIPSKLAGMERDAERLYELIWRQFLACQMLPAQYLSTTVSVGAGDFELRAKGRILKFDGYARVMPQIAKPGDDDVLPDMAQGDVMKLIKLDPTQHFTKPPARYSEASLVKEMEKRGIGRPSTYAAIISTIQDRGYVTLHNRRFYSEKMGDIVTERLSESFSNLMDYGFTAGMEENLDDVAQGERDWKNVLDEFYGDFKKKLEVAENPESGMRANQPVMTDIPCTTCGRPMQIRTASTGVFLGCSGYSLPPKERCKATVNLVPGDEIAADDEGESESLVLRGKHRCPICSTAMDAYLLDEKRKLHICGNNPDCAGYEIEEGSYRIKGYEGPSLECDKCGSEMQLKTGRFGKFFGCTNPTCKNTRKLLKSGDAAPPKMDPVKMPELKCEKVNDTYILRDGASGLFLAASQFPKNRETRAPLVIEILPHKDEIDPKYHFLCEAPQKDPDGLPAVIRYSRKTKEQYVQTEVDGKPTGWKAYYDGGKWTVEDKRSAKAKAE from the coding sequence ATGGGCAAATCGCTGGTCATTGTGGAATCCCCGGCTAAGGCCAAGACCATCAACAAGTATCTGGGTAACCAATACGTGGTGAAGTCGAGTATCGGCCATATCCGAGACCTGCCCACCAGCGGTTCGGCTAGCGCCAGCAAAGAGCCAGCCGCCAAGCGCGGCAAGGCTGCCGCAGGCGAAGGTCCGGTGCTTACGCCGAAAGAGAAAGCGCGCAAGCAGCTGGTCTCGCGTATGGGTGTCGATCCCGATCATGGCTGGAAGGCCAAGTACGAGATCCTTCCGGGTAAAGAGAAGGTGATCGAGGAGCTGCGCCGGCTCGCCAAGGATGCTGACACCATCTATCTCGCAACCGACTTGGATCGCGAGGGGGAAGCCATTGCATGGCACCTGCGCGAAGCCATCGGTGGTGATGACAGCCGCTACAAGCGCGTGGTGTTCAACGAAATCACCAAGAAGGCCATTCAGGAGGCCTTCTCCAAGCCGGGCGAGCTGGACATCGATCGTGTCAATGCTCAGCAGGCGCGTCGCTTCCTCGACCGCGTTGTGGGCTACATGGTCTCGCCGTTGCTGTGGGCCAAGATCGCCCGTGGCCTGTCCGCCGGTCGTGTGCAATCGGTTGCCGTGAAACTGGTGGTCGAGCGTGAGCGTGAAATCCGTGCGTTCAATCCGGAAGAGTACTGGGAAGTGCATGCCGATCTCGGCACCACCAAGGGCTCGACCGTGCGCTTCGAAGTCGCTCGCGAGAAAGGCGAAGCCTTCAAGCCGCTGAACGAAGCGCAGGCCATGGCCGCACTGGAGAAGCTCAAGTCTTCCAGCTACAGCATCGTCAAGCGCGAAGACAAGCCGACCAGCAGCAAGCCGTCGGCGCCGTTCATCACGTCTACCCTGCAACAGGCTGCGAGCAACCGCCTGGGCTTCGGCGTGAAGAAAACCATGATGATGGCCCAGCGTCTGTACGAGGCTGGCTACATCACTTATATGCGTACCGACTCCACCAACCTCTCGGCAGATGCCGTGACGATGGCACGCGCTTATATCGAAGACGAGTTCGGCAAGAAATACCTGCCGGAAACGCCAAACGTCTACAGCAGCAAGGAAGGCGCACAAGAGGCTCACGAAGCGATTCGTCCGTCTGACGCCAATACCATTCCGAGCAAGCTTGCCGGCATGGAGCGCGATGCAGAGCGTCTCTACGAACTGATCTGGCGCCAATTCCTTGCTTGCCAGATGCTGCCGGCGCAATACCTGTCGACGACTGTCAGTGTCGGCGCGGGTGATTTCGAGCTGCGCGCCAAGGGTCGTATCCTGAAGTTTGACGGTTACGCCCGCGTGATGCCGCAGATTGCCAAACCTGGCGATGACGACGTTCTGCCTGATATGGCGCAGGGCGATGTCATGAAGCTGATCAAGCTTGATCCGACCCAGCACTTCACCAAACCGCCGGCGCGTTACTCCGAAGCCAGTCTGGTGAAGGAAATGGAAAAGCGCGGCATCGGTCGTCCTTCCACTTACGCGGCGATTATTTCGACCATTCAGGATCGCGGCTACGTGACCCTGCACAACCGTCGTTTCTATTCGGAAAAGATGGGCGACATTGTCACCGAGCGTCTGTCGGAGAGCTTCTCGAACCTCATGGACTACGGCTTCACCGCCGGCATGGAAGAGAACCTCGATGACGTGGCTCAAGGCGAGCGCGACTGGAAAAATGTGCTGGACGAGTTCTACGGCGACTTCAAAAAGAAACTCGAAGTAGCCGAAAACCCGGAAAGCGGCATGCGTGCCAATCAGCCGGTCATGACCGATATTCCGTGCACCACCTGCGGTCGTCCGATGCAGATCCGTACCGCATCGACCGGTGTATTCCTCGGCTGCTCGGGTTACAGCCTGCCGCCGAAAGAGCGCTGCAAGGCCACCGTCAACCTGGTGCCGGGCGACGAGATTGCTGCGGACGATGAAGGCGAGTCTGAATCGCTGGTACTGCGTGGCAAGCATCGCTGCCCGATCTGCAGCACGGCGATGGACGCCTACCTGCTCGACGAGAAGCGCAAGCTGCACATCTGCGGTAACAACCCGGATTGCGCCGGCTACGAAATCGAAGAGGGCAGCTATCGCATCAAGGGCTACGAAGGTCCGAGCCTGGAATGCGACAAGTGCGGCAGCGAGATGCAGCTCAAGACCGGCCGTTTCGGCAAGTTTTTCGGCTGCACCAACCCGACGTGCAAAAACACCCGCAAATTGCTCAAGAGCGGTGATGCGGCGCCGCCGAAGATGGATCCGGTGAAGATGCCTGAGCTGAAATGCGAAAAGGTCAACGACACCTATATCCTGCGCGACGGTGCGTCCGGTCTGTTCCTGGCGGCCAGTCAGTTCCCGAAAAACCGCGAGACCCGTGCTCCGCTGGTGATCGAGATTCTGCCGCACAAGGACGAAATCGATCCGAAGTACCACTTCCTGTGCGAAGCGCCACAGAAGGATCCTGACGGTCTGCCAGCGGTGATCCGCTACAGCCGCAAGACCAAGGAGCAATATGTGCAGACCGAAGTCGACGGCAAACCAACCGGCTGGAAGGCTTACTACGACGGTGGTAAGTGGACGGTTGAGGACAAGCGCTCTGCGAAGGCCAAAGCCGAGTAA
- the fadA gene encoding acetyl-CoA C-acyltransferase FadA, with the protein MSLNPRDVVIVDFGRTPMGRSKGGMHRNTRAEDMSAHLISKLLERNAKVDPAEVEDVIWGCVNQTLEQGWNIARMASLMTQIPHTSAGQTVSRLCGSSMSALHTAAQAIMTGNGDVFVVGGVEHMGHVSMMHGVDPNPHMSLYAAKASGMMGLTAEMLGKMHGITREQQDAFGVRSHQLAHKATVEGKFKDEIIPMQGYDENGFLKLFDYDETIRPETTLESLAALKPAFNPKGGTVTAGTSSQITDGASCMIVMSAQRAQDLGIQPMAVIRSMAVAGVDPAIMGYGPVPATQKALKRAGLGINDIDFFELNEAFAAQALPVLKDLKVLDKINEKVNLHGGAIALGHPFGCSGARISGTLLNVMKQNSGTFGVATMCIGLGQGISTVFERV; encoded by the coding sequence ATGAGCTTGAATCCTAGAGACGTCGTGATTGTCGACTTCGGTCGTACTCCGATGGGCCGCTCCAAGGGCGGCATGCACCGCAACACCCGCGCCGAAGACATGTCGGCGCACCTGATCAGCAAACTGCTGGAACGCAATGCCAAGGTCGATCCTGCTGAAGTCGAGGACGTGATCTGGGGCTGTGTGAACCAGACCCTGGAGCAAGGCTGGAACATTGCGCGCATGGCGTCGCTGATGACCCAGATCCCGCACACCTCGGCCGGCCAGACCGTGAGCCGTCTGTGCGGCTCCTCGATGAGCGCTCTGCACACTGCTGCGCAAGCGATCATGACCGGTAACGGTGACGTCTTCGTGGTTGGCGGCGTCGAGCATATGGGGCACGTGAGCATGATGCACGGTGTCGATCCGAACCCGCACATGTCTCTGTACGCGGCGAAAGCCTCGGGCATGATGGGCCTGACCGCTGAAATGCTGGGCAAAATGCACGGCATCACCCGCGAACAGCAGGACGCCTTTGGCGTGCGTTCCCACCAGTTGGCTCACAAGGCGACTGTGGAAGGCAAGTTCAAAGACGAAATCATCCCGATGCAAGGCTACGACGAGAACGGTTTCCTGAAACTGTTCGACTACGACGAAACCATTCGTCCGGAAACCACCCTGGAAAGCCTGGCGGCCCTCAAGCCTGCCTTCAATCCAAAGGGCGGCACCGTGACTGCCGGTACTTCGTCGCAGATTACCGATGGTGCTTCGTGCATGATCGTGATGTCGGCGCAGCGTGCGCAGGACCTGGGTATCCAGCCAATGGCGGTGATCCGTTCGATGGCAGTGGCGGGTGTGGATCCGGCAATCATGGGCTATGGTCCAGTTCCGGCTACACAAAAAGCCCTGAAGCGTGCGGGCCTTGGCATCAACGATATCGACTTCTTCGAGCTCAACGAAGCTTTCGCCGCACAGGCTCTGCCAGTGCTGAAAGATCTGAAAGTGCTCGACAAGATTAACGAGAAGGTTAACCTGCACGGCGGCGCGATCGCCCTGGGTCACCCGTTCGGTTGCTCCGGTGCCCGTATCTCCGGCACCTTGCTGAACGTGATGAAGCAGAATAGCGGCACCTTCGGTGTGGCCACTATGTGCATTGGTCTCGGCCAAGGCATCTCCACCGTCTTCGAACGCGTTTAA
- a CDS encoding DUF1653 domain-containing protein, with translation MPIQPGLYQHYKGPQYRVFSVARHSETEEEVVFYQALYGDYGFWVRPLSMFLESVEVDGEQVPRFALVQAEPSLFSKA, from the coding sequence GTGCCGATACAACCTGGGCTCTACCAACATTACAAAGGTCCGCAGTACCGTGTATTCAGTGTTGCGCGGCATTCCGAGACCGAAGAAGAAGTGGTCTTTTACCAAGCCCTGTATGGCGATTACGGCTTTTGGGTGCGTCCCTTGAGCATGTTTCTCGAGTCGGTCGAGGTTGACGGCGAGCAAGTGCCACGCTTTGCTTTGGTGCAAGCCGAACCGAGCCTTTTTTCCAAGGCATAA
- the sulA gene encoding SOS-induced cell division inhibitor SulA yields MQFPHTPQQTQLPLFEAFLAQPMAPTLKDVVERPWNAEPEVFSELSLRGAAGNCLNLLAPILRELSDDQDARWLTLIAPPASLTQTWLRDAGLNRERILLLQPRGTQSAQQLACEALRLGRSHTVVTWLNPLNTSSRQQLISAARTGDAQSLNIRLG; encoded by the coding sequence ATGCAGTTCCCACACACACCTCAGCAAACACAACTGCCTTTATTCGAAGCGTTTCTGGCGCAACCGATGGCGCCGACCCTGAAAGACGTGGTCGAACGCCCGTGGAATGCCGAGCCCGAAGTATTCAGTGAGCTGTCACTGCGTGGTGCGGCCGGGAACTGCCTGAACCTGCTGGCCCCGATTCTGCGCGAATTGAGCGATGATCAGGACGCACGCTGGCTGACGCTGATCGCCCCACCGGCCAGCCTGACCCAAACATGGCTGCGAGATGCAGGCCTGAATCGCGAGCGCATTCTGTTGCTGCAACCGAGGGGCACTCAAAGCGCTCAACAACTGGCATGCGAAGCGTTGCGTCTGGGTCGCAGCCACACCGTCGTCACCTGGCTTAATCCGCTGAACACAAGTTCACGGCAGCAGTTGATCAGCGCTGCACGCACGGGTGACGCTCAGAGCCTGAACATTCGATTGGGTTGA
- the lexA gene encoding transcriptional repressor LexA translates to MLKLTPRQAEILAFIKRCLEDNGYPPTRAEIAQELGFKSPNAAEEHLKALARKGAIEMTPGASRGIRIPGFEAKADDSTLPIIGRVAAGAPILAQQHIEESCNINPTFFHPRADYLLRVHGMSMKDIGIFDGDLLAVHTTREARNGQVVVARIGDEVTVKRFKREGSKVWLIAENPEFAPIEVDLKDQELVIEGLSVGVIRR, encoded by the coding sequence ATGCTAAAGCTGACGCCACGCCAAGCCGAGATTCTGGCCTTTATCAAACGTTGCCTCGAAGACAACGGCTACCCGCCAACCCGTGCGGAAATCGCTCAGGAACTGGGTTTCAAATCGCCCAATGCGGCGGAAGAACATCTCAAGGCACTGGCCCGCAAAGGCGCCATCGAGATGACCCCTGGCGCTTCCCGAGGCATTCGCATCCCCGGATTCGAGGCCAAGGCCGACGACTCCACCTTACCGATTATTGGCCGGGTTGCTGCCGGTGCACCGATCCTGGCCCAGCAGCACATCGAAGAATCCTGCAACATCAATCCGACTTTCTTCCACCCGCGCGCCGACTATCTGCTGCGCGTGCACGGCATGAGCATGAAGGACATCGGCATTTTCGACGGCGACCTTCTGGCAGTCCACACCACTCGCGAAGCGCGTAATGGCCAGGTTGTCGTCGCCCGCATCGGCGATGAAGTGACCGTCAAACGCTTCAAGCGTGAAGGCAGCAAGGTCTGGCTGATTGCCGAAAATCCTGAGTTCGCCCCTATCGAAGTCGACCTGAAAGATCAGGAACTGGTTATCGAAGGCTTGAGTGTCGGCGTCATCCGCCGCTAA
- a CDS encoding DUF6586 family protein, with translation MAHELYTRTNQKIYFAGLSLEALARAEEGRAMNSLALIQAGRESALFHLYGALLGLCHEIAGFYRLPQANAPRAEMLLTREVLESIAIPELAEMIELAGNSETWLAKLLAAHSALFQPPRVPHKPKGDVTQPLILAVNLDEEEASEELSREELESWRQNLKGLALRFREGLNEC, from the coding sequence ATGGCCCACGAACTCTATACCCGTACCAATCAGAAGATCTATTTCGCCGGCCTGTCGCTGGAAGCCCTGGCTCGAGCTGAAGAAGGGCGGGCGATGAATTCTCTGGCGCTGATTCAGGCTGGGCGTGAATCGGCTTTGTTTCATCTCTATGGTGCTCTGTTGGGGCTGTGTCATGAGATAGCCGGGTTCTACCGTTTGCCGCAGGCCAATGCGCCTAGGGCAGAGATGTTGCTGACGCGCGAAGTGCTGGAGTCGATCGCCATTCCCGAGTTGGCCGAAATGATCGAGCTGGCGGGTAACTCTGAAACGTGGCTGGCGAAACTGCTAGCGGCGCATTCGGCGCTGTTTCAACCACCGCGCGTCCCGCACAAGCCCAAAGGAGATGTAACCCAGCCGTTGATTCTGGCGGTGAATCTTGACGAGGAAGAGGCGTCAGAGGAGTTGAGTCGAGAGGAGTTGGAGAGTTGGCGGCAGAACCTCAAAGGTCTGGCGCTGCGTTTTCGCGAAGGCTTGAATGAGTGCTGA
- a CDS encoding TetR/AcrR family transcriptional regulator produces the protein MAQSETVERILDAAEQLFAEKGFAETSLRLITSKAGVNLAAVNYHFGSKKALIQAVFSRFLGPFCTSLDKELERRQAKPENKPTLEELLEILVEQALVVQPRSGNDLSIFMRLLGLAFSQSQGHLRRYLEDMYGKVFRRYMLLVNEAAPRIPPIELFWRVHFMLGAAAFSMSGIKALRAIAETDFGVNTSIEQVMRLMVPFLAAGMRAETGVTDAAMATAQLRPRSKSTPVAAKV, from the coding sequence ATGGCCCAGTCGGAAACCGTTGAACGCATTCTTGATGCTGCCGAGCAGTTGTTCGCGGAGAAAGGTTTTGCGGAAACCTCATTGCGTTTGATCACCAGTAAGGCTGGCGTCAATCTGGCGGCAGTGAATTATCACTTCGGCTCAAAGAAGGCGCTGATTCAGGCGGTTTTTTCGCGTTTCCTCGGCCCGTTTTGTACCAGCCTCGATAAAGAGCTGGAGCGACGTCAGGCCAAGCCTGAAAACAAACCCACCCTTGAAGAACTGCTGGAAATCCTCGTTGAGCAGGCGCTGGTGGTTCAGCCACGTAGCGGCAACGACCTGTCGATCTTCATGCGTTTGCTGGGCCTCGCATTCAGCCAGAGCCAGGGCCACCTGCGCCGATATCTGGAAGACATGTACGGCAAGGTATTCCGTCGCTACATGCTGCTGGTCAATGAAGCGGCGCCACGCATTCCGCCGATCGAGTTGTTCTGGCGCGTGCACTTCATGCTCGGTGCTGCTGCATTCAGCATGTCCGGAATCAAGGCTTTGCGCGCTATCGCCGAGACTGATTTCGGCGTCAATACTTCCATTGAGCAGGTCATGCGCCTGATGGTGCCGTTCCTCGCTGCTGGCATGCGCGCCGAGACCGGTGTCACCGATGCTGCCATGGCCACCGCGCAACTGCGCCCGCGCAGCAAATCAACGCCGGTCGCCGCCAAGGTTTAA